A genomic region of Tsukamurella pulmonis contains the following coding sequences:
- a CDS encoding winged helix-turn-helix domain-containing protein → MDLILLTSDREPDTVLPSLSLLPHTVRALPADVSSLLEVGPAEVALVDARSDLVTARGLCRLLGSTGGGRMAVVAVLTEGGLVAANADWGIDDFLLPAIGPAEIDARLRLVAARRDGGGEEEVVDKVTLGELVIDEGTYTARLRGKPLDLTYKEFELLKFLAQNVGRVFTRAQLLQEVWGYDFFGGTRTVDVHVRRLRAKLGAEHEGMIGTVRNVGYKAVRPVRGKGERPVEDMEPTDEDLEEL, encoded by the coding sequence GTGGATCTGATCCTGCTCACATCCGACCGGGAGCCCGACACGGTGCTGCCGTCGCTGTCGCTGCTGCCGCACACGGTGCGGGCGCTGCCCGCGGACGTCTCCTCGCTGCTCGAGGTCGGTCCGGCCGAGGTCGCGCTGGTGGATGCCCGCTCCGATCTGGTGACCGCGCGCGGCCTGTGCCGCCTGCTGGGCAGCACGGGCGGCGGGCGGATGGCCGTGGTCGCGGTGCTCACCGAAGGCGGACTGGTCGCGGCGAACGCCGACTGGGGCATCGACGACTTCCTGCTGCCGGCGATCGGCCCGGCGGAGATCGACGCGCGGCTGCGGCTCGTCGCGGCCCGTCGCGACGGCGGCGGCGAGGAGGAGGTGGTCGACAAGGTCACGCTCGGCGAGCTCGTGATCGACGAGGGCACCTACACCGCCCGCCTGCGCGGCAAGCCGCTCGACCTGACCTACAAGGAGTTCGAGCTGCTCAAGTTCCTCGCGCAGAACGTGGGCCGGGTCTTCACCCGCGCCCAGCTGCTGCAGGAGGTGTGGGGCTACGACTTCTTCGGTGGCACGCGCACCGTCGACGTGCACGTGCGGCGCCTGCGCGCCAAGCTCGGCGCCGAGCACGAGGGCATGATCGGCACGGTCCGTAACGTGGGCTACAAGGCGGTGCGGCCCGTGCGCGGCAAGGGCGAGCGGCCCGTCGAGGACATGGAACCGACGGACGAGGATCTCGAGGAGCTGTAG
- the mshD gene encoding mycothiol synthase, translating into MVDVVRGPIDEPEAVLAIAAAAESADGIGALSEQFRLGITGDGPHLLARGAGGAVAGYAGVVVPPAGGPGAAEVVVAPSERRRGAGRALVTGALELVGADGTVWAHGDLPAARALAAELGLDAVRTLLNLRRPLAGLDPAPSPAEGVRVRTYAGPEDDAAILAVNNAAFSWHPEQGGWTGAQIDERTGADWFDPAGLFLAVDEAGRLLGFHWTKVADPAAGLGEVYIVAVDPAGQGRGLGRLLTAVGLEYLAGRGLATVELYVEGDNAAALRTYAGLGFKENERHVAYARR; encoded by the coding sequence ATGGTCGACGTGGTGCGCGGACCGATCGACGAGCCGGAGGCGGTGCTCGCGATCGCCGCGGCCGCGGAGTCCGCCGACGGCATCGGGGCGCTCTCGGAGCAGTTCCGTCTCGGCATCACCGGCGACGGCCCGCACCTGCTCGCACGGGGCGCCGGCGGCGCCGTGGCGGGCTACGCGGGCGTCGTCGTCCCGCCCGCGGGAGGCCCCGGTGCGGCGGAGGTCGTCGTGGCACCGTCGGAGCGCCGACGGGGCGCGGGCCGCGCCCTGGTGACCGGCGCCCTCGAACTCGTCGGGGCGGACGGCACCGTCTGGGCGCACGGGGACCTGCCCGCGGCCCGCGCGCTCGCTGCGGAACTGGGCCTGGACGCGGTGCGTACCCTGCTCAACCTCCGGCGCCCGCTGGCCGGACTCGACCCGGCACCGTCGCCCGCGGAGGGGGTGCGGGTGCGGACCTACGCCGGCCCCGAGGACGACGCCGCGATCCTCGCGGTGAACAACGCGGCCTTCTCCTGGCACCCCGAGCAGGGCGGCTGGACGGGTGCGCAGATCGACGAGCGGACCGGCGCCGACTGGTTCGATCCGGCCGGGCTGTTCCTCGCCGTGGACGAGGCCGGCCGCCTGTTGGGCTTCCACTGGACCAAGGTCGCCGACCCCGCCGCCGGCCTCGGCGAGGTGTACATCGTGGCGGTCGATCCCGCAGGTCAGGGTCGTGGGCTGGGGCGTCTGCTCACCGCCGTCGGCCTGGAGTACCTGGCCGGGCGCGGGCTCGCCACGGTGGAGCTGTACGTCGAGGGCGACAACGCCGCGGCGCTGCGGACCTACGCCGGACTAGGTTTTAAGGAAAACGAAAGACACGTGGCGTACGCGCGACGGTAA
- the pstS gene encoding phosphate ABC transporter substrate-binding protein PstS: MVAALSLTLSACGGEESSEAAGGSAGGGSGVQCDGKLQLKGSGSTAQANAMTVFKNTFAQDCDGANVDYSGNGSGQGITEFTSGLTNFGGSDSPLNADQAKKAEEKCGAPALNLPLVFGPIAVAYKLPGDVSVNLSAPTLAKIFSGAITKWNAPEIAAENNGTALPDLPITVVFRSDESGTTENFQKYLASAAPAEWSADKKGKAFKGGTGQGASGNAAVAATVNKAEGTITYAEWSFAKAQKLQVANIITSAGPEAVKLSNESVGKTIESAKFKTPGSKDLVIDTEGFYKPSAAGAYPIVLATYEIVCSKYSDAEVGKGLKTFLKVAASKQAQDQLEGQGYAPIPESFRTTLNESIDSIQ; encoded by the coding sequence ATGGTGGCCGCCCTGTCCCTGACCCTGTCGGCGTGCGGCGGCGAGGAGTCGAGCGAGGCCGCGGGCGGCTCCGCGGGCGGCGGCTCGGGTGTGCAGTGCGACGGCAAGCTGCAGCTCAAGGGCAGCGGCTCGACGGCGCAGGCGAACGCCATGACCGTCTTCAAGAACACCTTCGCCCAGGACTGCGACGGCGCGAACGTCGACTACAGCGGCAACGGCTCGGGCCAGGGCATCACCGAGTTCACCTCGGGCCTGACCAATTTCGGCGGCTCCGACTCGCCGCTCAACGCCGACCAGGCGAAGAAGGCCGAGGAGAAGTGCGGCGCCCCCGCGCTGAACCTGCCGCTCGTCTTCGGCCCGATCGCCGTCGCCTACAAGCTCCCCGGCGACGTGTCCGTGAACCTCTCGGCCCCGACCCTGGCGAAGATCTTCAGCGGCGCGATCACCAAGTGGAACGCGCCCGAGATCGCCGCCGAGAACAACGGCACCGCGCTCCCGGACCTGCCGATCACCGTCGTCTTCCGCTCCGACGAGTCGGGCACCACCGAGAACTTCCAGAAGTACCTCGCCTCGGCCGCGCCGGCCGAGTGGTCCGCCGATAAGAAGGGCAAGGCCTTCAAGGGCGGCACCGGTCAGGGCGCGAGCGGCAACGCCGCCGTCGCCGCGACCGTGAACAAGGCCGAGGGCACCATCACCTACGCCGAGTGGAGCTTCGCCAAGGCGCAGAAGCTGCAGGTCGCCAACATCATCACCTCGGCCGGCCCCGAGGCGGTCAAGCTCTCGAACGAGTCGGTGGGCAAGACCATCGAGTCCGCCAAGTTCAAGACCCCGGGCAGCAAGGACCTCGTCATCGACACCGAGGGCTTCTACAAGCCGTCGGCCGCGGGCGCCTACCCGATCGTCCTCGCGACCTACGAGATCGTGTGCTCGAAGTACTCGGACGCCGAGGTCGGCAAGGGCCTGAAGACCTTCCTCAAGGTCGCGGCCAGCAAGCAGGCGCAGGACCAGCTCGAGGGCCAGGGCTACGCCCCGATCCCCGAGTCCTTCCGCACCACGCTGAACGAGTCGATCGACTCCATCCAGTAA
- the pstC gene encoding phosphate ABC transporter permease subunit PstC: MATEDSTDRDAGSDGAATAAAAVDGAPSRTKFAHGTDRMEKIFKWASYASGILLVAVIALIFLQLVVQAIPALTKNNVNFLTSSEWQTNPSNMRFGILELLKITVLSSVMALVIAVPVAVGIATFLVQYVPQRLSRPLSAVIDLLAAVPSIIYGLWGIFVLAPFLVPLQRWLNENLGWFFLFKTGNVELSLGSTVFTAGIVLAIMILPIITSITREALRQTPVAHQEAALALGATKWEVIRLTVFPYGRSGIVAGSMLALGRALGETIAVLIILFAATKTSIWSLFDSGYTFASKIASAAAEFDNVDQRGAYIAAGLVLFLLTFVVNAIARWIGGGRVNG, translated from the coding sequence ATGGCGACTGAGGATTCAACCGACAGGGACGCCGGTTCCGACGGTGCGGCGACCGCCGCAGCGGCCGTCGACGGGGCCCCCTCCCGGACGAAGTTCGCCCACGGCACCGACCGCATGGAGAAGATCTTCAAGTGGGCCAGCTACGCCTCCGGGATCCTCCTGGTCGCGGTCATCGCGCTCATCTTCCTGCAGCTCGTGGTGCAGGCGATCCCGGCGCTGACGAAGAACAACGTCAACTTCCTCACCAGCTCCGAGTGGCAGACCAACCCCTCGAACATGCGGTTCGGCATCCTCGAACTGCTCAAGATCACGGTGCTGTCCTCGGTGATGGCGCTCGTGATCGCCGTGCCGGTGGCCGTCGGTATCGCCACCTTCCTGGTGCAGTACGTGCCGCAGCGCCTCTCGCGCCCGCTCAGCGCGGTGATCGATCTGCTGGCCGCGGTCCCGTCGATCATCTACGGCCTGTGGGGCATCTTCGTCCTCGCGCCGTTCCTGGTGCCGCTGCAGCGCTGGCTCAACGAGAACCTCGGCTGGTTCTTCCTGTTCAAGACCGGCAACGTGGAGCTCTCGCTCGGCTCGACGGTGTTCACCGCCGGCATCGTGCTGGCGATCATGATCCTGCCGATCATCACCTCGATCACCCGAGAGGCGCTGCGCCAGACCCCCGTGGCGCACCAGGAGGCCGCACTGGCCCTGGGCGCCACGAAGTGGGAGGTCATCCGCCTGACGGTCTTCCCCTACGGTCGCTCCGGCATCGTCGCCGGCTCCATGCTGGCGCTCGGCCGCGCGCTCGGCGAGACGATCGCGGTGCTGATCATCCTGTTCGCCGCCACCAAGACCTCCATCTGGTCGCTGTTCGACAGCGGCTACACCTTCGCTTCGAAGATCGCTTCCGCCGCGGCTGAGTTCGACAACGTCGACCAGCGCGGCGCCTACATCGCCGCCGGCCTCGTGCTATTCCTGCTCACCTTCGTGGTGAACGCGATCGCCCGCTGGATCGGCGGGGGACGGGTGAACGGATGA